A window of the Streptomyces sp. NBC_00250 genome harbors these coding sequences:
- a CDS encoding single-stranded DNA-binding protein: MNDTTVTLVGNVATAVEYRDTATGGVARFRFAVTARRWDREKGLWSDGPTSFYTVSAWRSLGANLAASVSVGEPLVVHGRLRVREDERDGQRKTFVDVAALAVGHDLSRGTAAFRRAARPEPRPEFRTAERESGEGPDLEPGPALGPAPERDPWEVAAADAVTESATRLVTVP; this comes from the coding sequence ATGAACGACACGACCGTGACGCTCGTCGGCAACGTGGCGACGGCGGTGGAGTACCGGGACACGGCCACGGGTGGGGTGGCCAGGTTCCGATTCGCGGTGACCGCCCGCCGTTGGGACCGCGAGAAGGGGCTATGGTCCGACGGGCCCACCAGCTTCTACACGGTGTCGGCCTGGCGCTCGTTGGGGGCGAACCTGGCGGCCTCGGTGTCGGTGGGGGAACCGCTCGTGGTGCACGGCCGGTTGAGGGTGCGTGAGGACGAGCGGGACGGACAGCGCAAGACCTTCGTGGACGTGGCCGCGCTGGCGGTGGGCCACGACCTGAGCCGGGGGACGGCGGCCTTCCGGCGGGCGGCCCGGCCGGAGCCGAGGCCGGAGTTCAGGACGGCGGAGCGGGAGTCGGGGGAGGGGCCGGATCTCGAACCGGGCCCGGCGCTCGGGCCCGCACCGGAGCGGGATCCGTGGGAGGTGGCGGCGGCGGACGCCGTGACGGAGTCGGCAACTCGGTTGGTGACCGTCCCCTGA
- a CDS encoding LAETG motif-containing sortase-dependent surface protein, with protein MYSVRGRGAARLAAATLVSGLVIAGAIATAGPALADDGAPGTGGVTAKLGGMTDRDDVEIAEKNGSKWGVKGGLFKMQVEGGGTLQTYCIDLRTPAKHDFDYKEVGWDESSLHNNDNAGKILWILENGYPKLSAEELGKKLDVDLSKDEAAAATQAAIWTLSDDVTATPKSPDAQKLTESLLKDAVKLEEPKASLSLSPSSVAGKAGDRLGPITVSTNASIAKLATAPGTPDGVKIVDKDGKPVTEAKNGDQVFFDVPAGTADGVAELTAEAATKVSLGRAFVSIDGPSQTLILAGSSESTVTAKASATWAKKGAVPAVTVAKDCAKGGLEVIASNKGDEAWTFDLKGTSYSIAAGETKTILVPLAEDEAYKFTITGPNGFEETFEGVLDCKTATPGPTPTETPTTEPSTEPSPSTTAPTTGDTTGGTTGTTGTTGTTTTGGGDLAETGSSNATPMIAGIAAALVVIGGGAVFFLRKKKTAGA; from the coding sequence ATGTATTCAGTTCGTGGGCGAGGCGCTGCCCGCCTTGCCGCCGCGACCCTCGTCTCCGGCCTTGTGATCGCCGGAGCGATAGCGACGGCCGGCCCGGCGCTGGCCGACGACGGTGCCCCGGGCACCGGTGGCGTGACGGCGAAGCTCGGCGGCATGACCGACCGTGACGACGTCGAGATCGCCGAGAAGAACGGTTCGAAGTGGGGCGTCAAGGGCGGCCTCTTCAAGATGCAGGTCGAGGGCGGGGGAACTCTCCAGACCTACTGCATCGACCTTCGTACGCCGGCCAAGCACGACTTCGACTACAAGGAAGTCGGCTGGGACGAGTCCTCCCTGCACAACAACGACAACGCCGGAAAGATCCTCTGGATCCTGGAGAACGGCTACCCGAAGCTGTCTGCCGAGGAGCTCGGCAAGAAGCTCGACGTCGACCTGTCGAAGGACGAGGCCGCGGCGGCCACGCAGGCCGCCATCTGGACCCTGTCCGACGACGTGACGGCGACGCCGAAGAGCCCCGACGCCCAGAAGCTGACCGAGTCGCTCCTGAAGGACGCGGTCAAGCTCGAGGAGCCGAAGGCCTCCCTGTCCCTGTCCCCGTCCTCGGTCGCGGGCAAGGCCGGTGACCGGCTCGGCCCGATCACCGTCTCCACCAACGCCTCGATCGCCAAGCTGGCGACCGCCCCGGGCACCCCGGACGGCGTCAAGATCGTGGACAAGGACGGCAAGCCCGTCACCGAGGCCAAGAACGGCGACCAGGTCTTCTTCGACGTTCCGGCCGGCACCGCCGACGGCGTCGCCGAGCTGACCGCCGAGGCCGCCACCAAGGTCTCCCTCGGTCGCGCGTTCGTCTCCATCGACGGCCCGTCGCAGACCCTGATCCTGGCCGGCTCCAGCGAGTCCACCGTGACCGCCAAGGCTTCGGCCACGTGGGCCAAGAAGGGTGCCGTCCCGGCCGTCACGGTCGCCAAGGACTGCGCCAAGGGTGGCCTTGAGGTCATCGCCTCCAACAAGGGCGACGAGGCCTGGACCTTCGACCTGAAGGGCACCTCGTACTCCATCGCCGCCGGTGAGACGAAGACCATCCTGGTCCCGCTCGCCGAGGACGAGGCGTACAAGTTCACCATCACCGGCCCGAACGGCTTCGAGGAGACCTTCGAGGGCGTCCTGGACTGCAAGACGGCCACCCCCGGCCCGACGCCGACCGAGACCCCCACCACGGAGCCCTCGACCGAGCCCTCCCCGTCGACCACCGCTCCCACGACCGGTGACACCACGGGCGGCACGACCGGCACCACGGGCACGACCGGCACCACCACGACCGGTGGCGGCGACCTCGCCGAGACCGGCAGCTCCAACGCCACCCCGATGATCGCCGGCATCGCCGCCGCGCTCGTCGTGATCGGCGGCGGCGCGGTGTTCTTCCTCCGCAAGAAGAAGACCGCCGGCGCCTGA
- the ettA gene encoding energy-dependent translational throttle protein EttA, with amino-acid sequence MAEYIYTMRKTRKAHGDKVILDDVTLSFLPGAKIGVVGPNGAGKSTVLKIMAGLEQPSNGDAFLTPGFTVGILMQEPKLDESKTVLENVQDGAAEQMGKLKRFNEVAELMATDYSDALMEEMGKLQEDLDHSNAWDLDAQLEQAMDALGCPPGDWPVVNLSGGEKRRVALCKLLIEAPDLLLLDEPTNHLDAESVNWLEQHLSKYSGAVVAVTHDRYFLNNVAEWILELDRGRAIPYEGNYSTYLDKKATRLKVEGKKDEKRAKRLKEELEWVRSNAKGRQTKSKARLARYEEMAAEADKMRKLDFDEIQIPPGPRLGSIVVEVQNLSKAFGDKVLIDDLSFTLPRNGIVGVIGPNGAGKTTLFKMLQGLETPDSGSVRVGETVKISYVDQTRANIDPKKTLWAVVSDELDYINVGHVEMPSRAYVSAFGFKGPDQQKPAGVLSGGERNRLNLALTLKQGGNLLLLDEPTNDLDVETLSSLENALLEFPGAAVVISHDRWFLDRVATHILAYEGESKWYWFEGNFESYEKNKIERLGPDAARPHRATYKKLTRG; translated from the coding sequence TTGGCTGAGTACATCTACACGATGCGCAAGACGCGCAAGGCGCACGGCGACAAGGTCATCCTCGATGACGTGACGCTGAGCTTCCTGCCGGGTGCGAAGATCGGTGTGGTCGGCCCGAACGGTGCCGGTAAGTCCACCGTTCTCAAGATCATGGCTGGCCTTGAGCAGCCGTCCAACGGTGACGCGTTCCTGACGCCCGGCTTCACCGTCGGCATCCTCATGCAGGAGCCGAAGCTCGACGAGTCGAAGACCGTCCTGGAGAACGTGCAGGACGGCGCCGCCGAGCAGATGGGCAAGCTCAAGCGCTTCAACGAGGTGGCCGAGCTCATGGCCACCGACTACAGCGACGCCCTGATGGAAGAGATGGGCAAGCTCCAGGAGGACCTGGACCACTCCAACGCCTGGGACCTCGACGCCCAGCTGGAGCAGGCCATGGACGCCCTGGGCTGCCCGCCCGGCGACTGGCCGGTCGTCAACCTCTCCGGTGGCGAGAAGCGACGTGTCGCGCTCTGCAAGCTGCTCATCGAGGCCCCGGACCTGCTCCTCCTCGACGAGCCCACCAACCACCTCGACGCCGAGTCGGTGAACTGGCTGGAGCAGCACCTCTCGAAGTACTCCGGCGCCGTCGTCGCGGTCACCCACGACCGCTACTTCCTGAACAACGTCGCCGAGTGGATCCTGGAGCTCGACCGCGGTCGCGCGATCCCCTACGAGGGCAACTACTCCACCTACCTCGACAAGAAGGCCACCCGCCTCAAGGTCGAGGGCAAGAAGGACGAGAAGCGCGCCAAGCGCCTCAAGGAGGAGCTGGAGTGGGTGCGGTCCAACGCCAAGGGGCGTCAGACCAAGTCCAAGGCCCGTCTCGCCCGCTACGAGGAGATGGCGGCCGAGGCCGACAAGATGCGGAAGCTGGACTTCGACGAGATCCAGATCCCGCCGGGCCCGCGTCTGGGCTCCATCGTCGTCGAGGTCCAGAACCTCTCCAAGGCCTTCGGCGACAAGGTCCTCATCGACGACCTGTCCTTCACGCTCCCGCGTAACGGCATCGTCGGTGTCATCGGCCCGAACGGCGCCGGCAAGACCACGCTCTTCAAGATGCTCCAGGGTCTGGAGACCCCGGACTCCGGCTCCGTCCGGGTCGGCGAGACCGTCAAGATCTCGTACGTCGACCAGACCCGCGCCAACATCGACCCGAAGAAGACGCTGTGGGCCGTCGTCTCCGACGAGCTCGACTACATCAACGTGGGTCATGTCGAGATGCCCTCGCGGGCGTACGTCTCCGCGTTCGGCTTCAAGGGTCCGGACCAGCAGAAGCCGGCCGGTGTCCTCTCCGGTGGTGAGCGCAACCGCCTGAACCTGGCGCTCACCCTCAAGCAGGGCGGCAACCTGCTGCTCCTCGACGAGCCCACCAACGACCTCGACGTCGAGACCCTGTCGTCGCTGGAGAACGCCCTCCTGGAGTTCCCCGGCGCCGCGGTCGTGATCTCCCACGACCGGTGGTTCCTGGACCGGGTGGCCACCCACATCCTCGCCTACGAGGGCGAGTCCAAGTGGTACTGGTTCGAGGGCAACTTCGAGTCGTACGAGAAGAACAAGATCGAGCGTCTCGGCCCGGACGCGGCCCGTCCGCACCGCGCCACGTACAAGAAGCTGACCCGAGGCTGA
- a CDS encoding acyl-CoA thioesterase, translating to MRHIYSCPLRWSDMDAFGHVNNVVFLRYLEEARIDFMFRLAPGDGSPSFSGGSVVARHEIDYKRPLVHRHEPVTIESWVTKIGAASLTIAYEVKDADVTYVRASTVVVPFDLEAQRPRRITSEEREFLQEYVDDGMTSAA from the coding sequence GTGCGCCACATCTACAGCTGTCCCCTGCGCTGGTCGGACATGGACGCCTTCGGGCACGTCAACAACGTCGTCTTCCTTCGGTACCTGGAAGAGGCGCGGATCGACTTCATGTTCCGGCTGGCGCCGGGGGACGGTTCCCCCTCGTTCTCCGGCGGGTCCGTCGTGGCCCGGCACGAGATCGACTACAAGCGGCCGCTGGTCCACCGGCACGAGCCGGTGACCATCGAGTCCTGGGTCACGAAGATAGGCGCGGCGTCGCTGACGATCGCGTACGAGGTCAAGGACGCGGACGTCACGTACGTCCGGGCGTCCACGGTCGTCGTGCCCTTCGACCTGGAGGCCCAGCGTCCGCGCCGGATCACCTCCGAGGAGCGCGAGTTCCTCCAGGAGTACGTCGACGACGGGATGACGTCCGCAGCATGA
- a CDS encoding GNAT family N-acetyltransferase, with protein MTDVVVEVDAALTGDELNALFHAAWPGHRDTDFGPVLARSLLRVTARRGGRLVGYVNVVGDGGVHAFLLDTTVHPDERRQGLGVTLVRAAAGAARQRGAHWLHVDFEPHLTAFHERCGFRPTAAGLMNLNEPLAPVGPLG; from the coding sequence ATGACGGACGTCGTCGTCGAGGTCGACGCCGCACTCACCGGGGACGAGCTCAACGCCCTCTTCCACGCCGCCTGGCCCGGTCACCGGGACACCGACTTCGGTCCCGTCCTCGCCCGCAGCCTCCTCCGTGTCACCGCCCGCCGTGGGGGGAGGCTCGTCGGGTACGTGAACGTCGTCGGCGACGGTGGCGTGCACGCCTTCCTCCTCGACACCACCGTCCACCCGGACGAGCGCCGGCAAGGGCTCGGCGTCACCCTCGTACGGGCTGCCGCCGGAGCCGCCCGGCAGCGGGGCGCGCACTGGCTGCACGTGGATTTCGAACCCCACCTCACCGCCTTCCACGAGCGGTGCGGCTTCCGGCCGACGGCGGCCGGCCTGATGAACCTGAACGAGCCTCTCGCTCCCGTCGGCCCGCTCGGCTGA
- a CDS encoding ABC transporter ATP-binding protein, which yields MTKTDTSSRADSAGSAATGSAADTTTLEELERKATAHRDRPTFGHDALIACDRLVRIFTTDGVEVQALQGLDLLVKEGELMALVGASGSGKSTLMNILAGLDVPTAGAARVAGADLLAMDGKARLRYRREVVGFVWQQTARNLLPYLTAAQNVALPMQLKGRSKQKAERAEELLAMLGIADARDRRPHQLSGGQQQRVAIAVALANNPAVLLADEPTGELDSATGEQVFAAFRRANEELGTTIVIVTHDQAVASEVRRTVAIRDGRTSSEVLRRTEVDEQGKESLVAREYAMLDRAGRLQLPADYTQALGMEHRVALELEQDHIGVWPDDAEG from the coding sequence ATGACGAAGACCGACACGTCGAGCCGGGCCGACTCGGCGGGGTCCGCCGCGACCGGGTCCGCCGCGGACACCACCACCCTGGAGGAGCTGGAGCGGAAGGCGACCGCGCACCGCGACCGGCCCACGTTCGGTCATGACGCGCTCATCGCCTGCGACCGCCTCGTCCGCATCTTCACCACGGACGGAGTGGAGGTGCAGGCCCTCCAGGGGCTCGACCTCCTCGTGAAGGAGGGCGAGTTGATGGCCCTGGTCGGCGCCTCGGGTTCCGGCAAGTCGACGCTCATGAACATCCTCGCGGGCCTGGACGTACCGACCGCGGGTGCGGCCCGGGTCGCCGGGGCCGACCTCCTCGCGATGGACGGCAAGGCGCGGCTGCGCTACCGCCGCGAGGTCGTCGGCTTCGTCTGGCAGCAGACCGCCCGCAACCTCCTGCCGTATCTGACGGCAGCCCAGAACGTGGCGCTGCCCATGCAGTTGAAGGGCCGCTCCAAGCAGAAGGCAGAGCGGGCCGAGGAACTCCTGGCGATGCTGGGCATCGCGGACGCCCGCGACCGCCGGCCGCACCAGCTCTCCGGCGGCCAGCAGCAGCGGGTGGCCATCGCGGTCGCCCTGGCCAACAACCCGGCCGTGCTCCTCGCCGACGAGCCGACGGGCGAGCTGGACTCGGCCACCGGCGAGCAGGTCTTCGCGGCCTTCCGCCGCGCCAACGAGGAACTGGGCACGACGATCGTGATCGTCACCCACGACCAGGCGGTCGCCTCCGAGGTGCGCCGCACGGTCGCCATCCGCGACGGCCGCACCTCCTCGGAGGTCCTGCGCCGCACGGAGGTCGACGAGCAGGGCAAGGAGTCCCTGGTGGCACGGGAGTACGCGATGCTCGACCGCGCGGGCCGGCTCCAGCTCCCGGCGGACTACACGCAGGCGCTCGGCATGGAGCACCGGGTGGCCCTGGAGCTGGAGCAGGACCACATCGGGGTGTGGCCGGACGACGCGGAGGGCTGA
- a CDS encoding FtsX-like permease family protein, with the protein MPRPRSSRSDKPARAVAPWVRTRLRTAPWAAASLALLVLVTAYLAAALPRAVDAYETDGLRHDISTAAPRNRVLEVTAALPVSARAADVSTAVLRKQRDELRALLPEPLRTDPKETVHGVRTVKRVEGLDPWLPRPDGISPELVLSSPSDLTGHTTLRKGRLPTGTADRPEAVVTAKTAESLRLKPGSVVHVPGRLSAEPIAVTITGIVEPRGPESPYWAVEPLLRTPVLAPLVGQEIKYYWQGALLLSPASAPAVLNTLGDPETFFRFLPTSGHLTGRDTDRITAALDSATGGPDLVRMRTVLGDAGALTTDLDSIVDAYGSMREAIKPVVAVAVFGIGAVAAVVLAMTGGLFVARRDSELALIRSRGASLTGIGLRLLGETSAVAVPAAALALGLAVATVRGPDGGSGGIPLLPSVLAASAVALLAMLVLPLRAVVVHRRPRLHGGRDDLLTARPSRRRTVLELTLLVLAVGAVASLRLRGTGDSSDPLVSAAPVLVGLIAAMVLVRIYPLPLRWAARPARRLRGAVGPLALARAGRTSSAGTLPLLALVLALTTAAFGGSVLAGVADARDRAALLATGADARIDGSVEWTPLPADLTEAVRGTAGVRDTAPLQIEYGVSLPSSQGASAPPMSSALVGVEPDSYTRLARRTGFGPFPAALLASTGKGGKEVAADTERVLPAIASPSVAERLGGSPQEIVTAAGVFRVKVVAVRSNTPALQGADFLLVNAADLTHRTNTALLVTGPKDGAALRALVKAKSDALLVTMRTEERATYVDSPLQSGAERMYLGAIGAGAGFAVVAVLLSLMQSAPERTTLLARLRTMGLTRRQGRRLLGLEALPQAVLAAIGGTLVGWATVPLLAPGIDLFRLALATTPGFAPLDSAPLRADPWSLVVPAVAVVLITALAAAGQAWWAGRRGSIKELRAGDAR; encoded by the coding sequence ATGCCCCGGCCCCGGTCGTCCCGGTCCGACAAGCCCGCCCGCGCCGTGGCACCCTGGGTGCGGACCCGGCTGCGGACCGCGCCCTGGGCCGCGGCCTCCCTCGCACTCCTCGTCCTCGTCACCGCCTATCTCGCGGCCGCGCTTCCCCGCGCCGTGGACGCGTACGAGACCGACGGCCTGCGGCACGACATCTCGACGGCCGCGCCCCGGAACCGCGTCCTCGAAGTGACCGCCGCGCTACCGGTGTCGGCACGCGCCGCGGACGTCTCCACCGCGGTCCTCCGGAAACAGCGCGACGAGCTGCGGGCCCTGCTGCCCGAACCGCTGCGGACCGACCCGAAGGAGACCGTCCACGGCGTCCGTACGGTCAAGCGGGTCGAGGGGCTCGACCCCTGGCTGCCCCGACCGGACGGCATCTCCCCCGAGCTCGTGCTCTCCTCCCCCTCCGACCTGACCGGTCACACCACGCTGCGGAAGGGCCGGCTCCCCACGGGCACGGCCGACCGGCCGGAGGCGGTCGTGACCGCGAAGACCGCCGAGTCGCTGCGCCTGAAGCCCGGTTCCGTCGTCCACGTGCCCGGCCGGCTCAGCGCGGAGCCCATCGCCGTCACGATCACCGGGATCGTGGAGCCGCGCGGCCCCGAGAGCCCGTACTGGGCCGTGGAGCCGCTGCTCCGCACCCCGGTGCTCGCCCCGCTGGTCGGCCAGGAGATCAAGTACTACTGGCAGGGGGCCCTGCTCCTCTCCCCCGCCTCGGCGCCCGCCGTGCTCAACACCCTCGGCGATCCGGAGACCTTCTTCCGCTTCCTGCCGACCTCCGGGCATCTCACCGGACGCGACACCGACCGGATCACCGCCGCGCTCGACTCGGCGACCGGCGGGCCCGACCTCGTCAGGATGCGCACGGTCCTGGGGGACGCCGGCGCGCTGACCACCGACCTCGACTCGATCGTCGACGCGTACGGCTCGATGCGCGAGGCGATCAAGCCGGTCGTCGCCGTCGCCGTCTTCGGGATCGGCGCGGTCGCCGCGGTCGTCCTCGCCATGACCGGCGGCCTCTTCGTCGCCCGCCGCGACAGCGAACTCGCCCTGATCCGCTCCCGAGGAGCCTCGCTCACCGGCATCGGCCTGCGACTGCTCGGCGAGACCTCGGCGGTCGCCGTACCGGCCGCGGCGCTCGCGCTGGGACTGGCCGTGGCGACGGTACGGGGGCCGGACGGCGGGTCCGGCGGGATCCCCCTGCTCCCCTCGGTCCTCGCCGCCTCCGCCGTCGCCCTGCTCGCGATGCTGGTCCTGCCGCTGCGGGCCGTCGTCGTGCACCGGCGGCCGCGGCTGCACGGCGGGCGCGACGACCTGCTCACCGCCCGCCCCTCCCGGCGCCGTACGGTCCTCGAACTCACCCTGCTCGTCCTGGCCGTGGGCGCGGTCGCCTCGCTGCGGCTCCGTGGCACCGGCGACTCCTCGGACCCGCTGGTGAGCGCCGCTCCGGTGCTCGTCGGCCTGATCGCCGCCATGGTCCTCGTACGGATCTATCCGCTGCCGCTGCGGTGGGCCGCCCGACCGGCCCGCCGACTGCGCGGGGCCGTCGGCCCGCTGGCCCTGGCCCGCGCCGGACGCACCTCCTCGGCGGGCACGCTGCCCCTGCTCGCACTCGTCCTCGCCCTGACCACGGCGGCCTTCGGCGGCTCGGTCCTGGCCGGCGTCGCCGACGCACGCGACCGGGCCGCGCTCCTCGCGACCGGCGCGGACGCCCGGATCGACGGCTCGGTCGAGTGGACCCCGCTGCCGGCCGACCTCACCGAGGCGGTACGCGGCACGGCAGGGGTACGGGACACGGCGCCGCTGCAGATCGAGTACGGGGTGTCCCTGCCGTCCTCCCAGGGCGCCTCCGCCCCGCCGATGAGCTCGGCGCTCGTCGGTGTCGAGCCGGACTCGTACACCCGGCTCGCGCGGCGGACCGGTTTCGGCCCGTTCCCGGCGGCGCTCCTCGCGTCCACGGGGAAGGGCGGCAAGGAGGTCGCCGCGGACACGGAGCGGGTGCTGCCCGCGATCGCCTCGCCGTCGGTCGCCGAACGGCTCGGCGGCTCGCCGCAGGAGATCGTGACGGCGGCCGGAGTGTTCCGGGTGAAGGTCGTCGCGGTCCGGTCGAACACCCCCGCCCTGCAGGGCGCCGACTTCCTCCTCGTCAACGCCGCCGACCTCACCCACCGGACGAACACGGCGCTGCTCGTCACGGGCCCGAAGGACGGCGCCGCGCTGCGGGCCCTGGTGAAGGCGAAGTCCGACGCCCTCCTGGTGACGATGCGGACCGAGGAGCGGGCCACCTATGTGGACTCGCCGCTCCAGTCGGGCGCCGAGCGGATGTACCTCGGCGCGATCGGCGCGGGCGCCGGATTCGCCGTGGTGGCCGTGCTGCTCTCCCTGATGCAGAGCGCGCCGGAGCGGACCACGCTCCTCGCACGGCTGCGGACGATGGGTCTGACCCGCCGGCAGGGCCGGCGGCTGCTCGGTCTGGAAGCGCTGCCGCAGGCGGTCCTCGCGGCGATCGGCGGCACGCTCGTCGGCTGGGCGACGGTGCCGCTGCTCGCCCCGGGCATCGACCTGTTCCGGCTCGCGCTGGCGACGACGCCCGGGTTCGCCCCACTGGACAGCGCGCCGCTGCGGGCCGACCCGTGGTCGCTGGTGGTGCCGGCGGTCGCGGTCGTCCTGATCACGGCGTTGGCGGCGGCCGGACAGGCATGGTGGGCGGGACGCAGGGGCTCGATCAAGGAACTCAGGGCAGGAGACGCACGATGA